Proteins from a genomic interval of Paenibacillus sp. FSL H8-0048:
- a CDS encoding ABC transporter ATP-binding protein: MSKNLIEVEGLKKYFNVGKGRVLKAVDNISFSIREGETLGMVGESGCGKTTAGRTVLRLYEPTAGSVKYNGTDIYKLSGSKMKTMRRDMQMIFQDPYASLNPRFTVSDIIGEALDIHGLAGSRQERKKRIEELLDMVGLNHDHATRYPHEFSGGQRQRIGIARSLAVNPKFIVCDEPISALDVSIQAQVVNLLKELQDRLGLTYLFIAHDLSMVKHISDRVAVMYLGKMVELAESEELYANPIHPYTKSLLSAIPVPDPEIEANKKRIHLHDELGSPIYAAGEKTNDSDYELVEVSKGHFVAKQFA, translated from the coding sequence CTGAGCAAGAATCTGATTGAAGTAGAAGGTCTTAAGAAATATTTCAATGTAGGCAAGGGAAGAGTTCTTAAGGCAGTTGATAATATTAGCTTCTCCATCCGTGAAGGCGAAACCCTGGGAATGGTAGGGGAGTCCGGCTGCGGAAAGACTACTGCAGGCCGTACCGTTCTCCGTTTGTATGAGCCGACTGCAGGCAGCGTGAAATACAATGGTACAGATATCTACAAATTGTCCGGCAGCAAGATGAAGACGATGCGCCGTGATATGCAAATGATCTTCCAGGACCCGTATGCTTCGCTTAACCCGCGGTTCACGGTGTCTGACATTATCGGTGAAGCGCTGGACATTCATGGTCTGGCCGGAAGCCGCCAGGAACGCAAGAAGCGGATTGAAGAGCTGCTGGATATGGTTGGCCTTAACCATGATCACGCTACCCGTTATCCGCATGAATTCTCCGGTGGTCAACGTCAGCGTATCGGGATTGCCCGCTCGCTTGCCGTGAACCCTAAGTTCATCGTCTGTGACGAGCCGATCTCGGCACTCGACGTATCCATCCAGGCGCAGGTCGTTAACCTCCTCAAGGAGCTGCAGGACCGTCTTGGACTTACTTATCTCTTCATCGCCCATGACTTGTCCATGGTTAAGCATATCAGTGACCGTGTGGCCGTTATGTACCTGGGCAAAATGGTTGAGCTGGCGGAAAGCGAAGAGTTATACGCTAATCCGATCCATCCGTATACCAAATCCCTGCTCTCGGCGATTCCGGTTCCAGACCCGGAGATTGAAGCGAACAAAAAACGCATTCATCTGCATGATGAGCTGGGCAGCCCGATTTATGCGGCCGGCGAGAAGACAAATGACAGCGATTATGAACTGGTAGAGGTGTCCAAGGGGCATTTCGTAGCCAAGCAATTTGCTTAA
- the bshC gene encoding bacillithiol biosynthesis cysteine-adding enzyme BshC, producing the protein MNVVPEPLPGGSALASDYIHQYETVGHLYGGDFRSPESRAERAAWLDRTGSLRADRAAVVSYLRSYNNKHNPDEAVVRSLELLEQPETLVVTGGQQSGLFTGPLFVVYKAITTIQAAREAAAQLGRPVVPLFWIAGEDHDWDEVNHTYVLNRSGEITRIKLDKGEGPRSSVSEIKVDAESWLQAVAQLDGLLQDSEFKPQLMELVTAASTGAGNMTEAFAKLMGALFGKFGLILLDSADPALRRLEAPMFASMIERNDELEAAYLAAAERIIDSGYELQADVTPGNANLFYIHEGARLLLHKAEGRFADRKATVSFSRSELLELLESHPERFSNNVLTRPLMQDYVLPVLATVLGQGEMAYWAIPHQAFRVLDGQMPLIIPRMSFTVIEGTLRKHMDKYSLSFTDVQRGLDDKRKAWLSAQDELKLEDKFEEIKTAFSGMYEPLIEQLGSIQAGLLKLGGNNKDKIIDQISFLQGKALDAMEKQNEAALRQWERIELSLMPLGKLQERVYNMMYYLNRYGLEWLEELMAVPADYSGTHRIIYM; encoded by the coding sequence ATGAATGTTGTACCGGAACCACTGCCGGGCGGATCTGCGCTCGCCAGTGACTATATACATCAATACGAAACCGTAGGACATTTGTATGGCGGGGACTTCCGCAGCCCGGAGAGCCGGGCTGAACGCGCAGCGTGGCTTGATCGTACAGGAAGCCTGCGGGCAGACCGCGCAGCGGTTGTCTCATATTTGCGCAGCTATAACAATAAGCACAATCCTGATGAGGCAGTTGTCCGTTCGCTTGAATTGCTGGAACAGCCGGAGACCCTTGTAGTGACAGGCGGCCAGCAGAGCGGCTTGTTCACAGGCCCTCTATTCGTGGTCTATAAGGCCATTACTACCATTCAGGCAGCCCGGGAGGCTGCGGCCCAGCTTGGCCGGCCGGTCGTTCCGCTGTTCTGGATTGCGGGTGAGGATCATGACTGGGATGAGGTCAATCATACCTATGTGCTGAACCGGAGCGGCGAAATTACCCGGATTAAGCTGGATAAAGGCGAAGGCCCCCGGTCCTCGGTCAGCGAGATCAAGGTGGATGCTGAGAGCTGGCTTCAGGCGGTTGCGCAGCTGGATGGCTTATTGCAGGACAGTGAATTCAAACCGCAGCTGATGGAGCTGGTTACGGCTGCATCTACGGGCGCCGGCAATATGACGGAGGCGTTCGCCAAGCTGATGGGAGCTTTGTTCGGCAAATTCGGACTGATTCTGCTGGATTCGGCCGATCCTGCCCTGCGCAGGCTGGAAGCGCCCATGTTCGCTTCCATGATTGAGCGGAATGACGAGCTGGAGGCAGCTTATCTTGCCGCAGCTGAACGGATTATAGACAGCGGATATGAGCTGCAGGCCGATGTGACGCCCGGAAATGCGAATCTTTTCTATATTCATGAGGGTGCACGGCTTCTGCTCCATAAGGCGGAGGGACGGTTCGCAGACCGGAAAGCCACGGTCTCGTTCTCCCGTTCTGAGCTGTTGGAGCTGCTGGAGAGCCATCCCGAACGGTTCAGCAACAATGTGCTAACCCGCCCGCTGATGCAGGACTATGTACTTCCTGTGCTCGCTACAGTGCTCGGACAAGGGGAAATGGCTTACTGGGCGATTCCGCATCAAGCCTTCAGGGTGCTGGACGGACAGATGCCGCTGATTATTCCGCGCATGTCTTTTACAGTGATTGAGGGAACGCTTCGCAAGCATATGGATAAATACAGCTTGTCCTTCACAGATGTGCAGAGAGGTCTGGATGATAAACGCAAGGCGTGGCTAAGTGCTCAGGATGAGCTGAAGCTAGAAGACAAATTCGAAGAGATTAAGACAGCATTCTCCGGGATGTACGAGCCGCTGATTGAACAGCTTGGCAGTATTCAGGCGGGGCTGCTGAAGCTGGGCGGCAATAACAAGGATAAGATTATCGACCAGATCTCCTTCCTGCAGGGCAAAGCACTGGATGCGATGGAGAAACAGAATGAGGCTGCGCTTCGCCAGTGGGAACGGATCGAGCTGTCGCTCATGCCGCTGGGCAAGCTTCAGGAGCGTGTCTATAATATGATGTATTATCTGAACCGGTACGGGCTGGAATGGCTGGAGGAATTGATGGCTGTGCCTGCTGACTACAGCGGAACACACCGTATTATTTATATGTAA
- a CDS encoding adenosylhomocysteinase — protein MSSLSKQNSIVADMSLAPEGHLKIDWVRQHMPVLNRIREQFEAEQPFKGLKVSITLHLEAKTAYLAKVVQAGGAEVTITGSNPLSTQDDVCAALVEDGITVFAKYNPSPEEFKALNIRALESKPDLIIDDGGDFATLLHSERPDLMENIRGGAEETTTGIIRLKALQKQGMLKFPMVAVNDAYCKYLFDNRYGTGQSAWDGIVRTTNLIVAGKTVVVVGYGWCGKGVAMRAKGLGANVIVTEVDAIKAVEAHMDGFHVLPMLEAAKQGDFFVTVTGNRYVIRGEHYDVMKDGAILCNAGHFDVEVNKPELAERSVSQRTVRKNIEEYQLKDGRKLYLLAEGRLVNLGAADGHPAEIMDTTFALQALSLKYVNDNYKSIGVKVENVPYVLDEQVARYKLESLGISIDSLTQAQVEYLDSWNLND, from the coding sequence ATGAGTTCATTATCCAAGCAAAACAGTATTGTTGCCGATATGTCGCTTGCACCCGAGGGGCATCTCAAAATCGACTGGGTTCGCCAGCATATGCCGGTGCTGAACCGTATCCGTGAGCAGTTCGAAGCCGAGCAGCCGTTCAAGGGGCTCAAGGTATCGATCACCCTTCACCTGGAAGCCAAGACCGCTTATCTGGCCAAGGTAGTGCAGGCTGGTGGCGCGGAAGTAACGATTACAGGCTCCAACCCGTTATCTACGCAGGACGATGTGTGTGCTGCACTCGTTGAGGATGGCATTACCGTATTTGCCAAGTACAATCCTTCCCCGGAAGAGTTCAAGGCACTGAACATCCGGGCACTGGAGAGCAAGCCGGATCTGATTATCGACGACGGCGGCGATTTCGCCACCCTGCTGCACTCCGAGCGCCCCGATCTGATGGAAAATATCCGCGGGGGAGCTGAGGAGACAACCACAGGTATTATCCGCTTAAAGGCGCTGCAGAAGCAGGGCATGCTGAAATTCCCTATGGTTGCCGTAAATGACGCTTATTGCAAATATTTGTTCGATAACCGTTACGGCACAGGACAGTCGGCATGGGACGGCATTGTCCGCACTACCAACCTGATTGTAGCCGGCAAAACTGTGGTTGTGGTGGGCTACGGCTGGTGCGGTAAAGGTGTAGCGATGCGGGCCAAGGGACTCGGAGCGAACGTAATTGTTACGGAAGTGGATGCGATCAAGGCGGTAGAGGCGCATATGGACGGATTCCATGTCCTGCCGATGCTGGAAGCGGCGAAGCAAGGAGACTTCTTCGTAACTGTTACCGGGAACCGGTACGTCATTCGCGGAGAGCATTATGATGTGATGAAGGATGGCGCGATTCTCTGCAATGCCGGACATTTCGATGTGGAGGTCAACAAGCCGGAGCTGGCTGAGCGCTCAGTGTCCCAGCGGACGGTGCGCAAGAACATCGAAGAGTATCAGCTGAAGGATGGACGCAAGCTGTACCTCCTGGCTGAAGGACGTCTGGTGAACCTGGGCGCAGCCGATGGTCATCCGGCAGAGATTATGGATACCACCTTCGCACTCCAGGCCTTGTCCCTTAAATATGTTAACGATAATTATAAGAGTATTGGTGTCAAAGTGGAGAATGTACCTTATGTGCTGGATGAGCAGGTAGCGCGTTACAAGCTGGAAAGTCTGGGGATATCCATCGACAGTCTGACACAGGCGCAAGTGGAGTATCTGGACAGCTGGAATCTGAACGACTAA
- the mraZ gene encoding division/cell wall cluster transcriptional repressor MraZ, which yields MFMGEYQHSIDDKGRIIIPAKFRDMLGTSFVATRGLDSCLFVYPMEEWGIMEQKLKSLSLMKSDARAFSRFFFSGATECVWDKQGRVNLPGNLRQYAKLDKDCVILGVSNRVEIWNKELWEQYFEQSEESFNEIAEKLVDFNFDL from the coding sequence ATGTTCATGGGGGAATACCAGCACAGCATTGACGATAAAGGCCGGATCATTATCCCTGCCAAGTTCCGTGATATGCTCGGAACCTCCTTCGTAGCGACCCGTGGCCTGGACTCCTGCCTGTTTGTTTATCCCATGGAAGAATGGGGAATCATGGAGCAAAAGCTTAAAAGCCTTTCACTGATGAAATCGGATGCCCGTGCCTTCAGCCGCTTTTTTTTCTCGGGAGCGACGGAGTGTGTATGGGACAAGCAAGGCAGGGTGAATCTGCCGGGGAATCTGCGGCAATATGCCAAGCTGGACAAGGACTGTGTTATTCTGGGCGTTTCGAACCGGGTGGAGATCTGGAACAAGGAGCTATGGGAGCAGTACTTCGAACAGTCAGAGGAATCGTTCAACGAAATCGCCGAGAAATTGGTGGATTTCAATTTTGATCTATAG
- the rsmH gene encoding 16S rRNA (cytosine(1402)-N(4))-methyltransferase RsmH, giving the protein MFHHITVLKEEATEGLHIKKDGLYVDCTLGGAGHSALIASKLSGTGRLICLDQDDWALNNAKERLSGYGDKVVTVKTNFRDLEQVLKELPFVPQKDGVPQVDGILFDLGVSSPQFDEGERGFSYNHDAPLDMRMDQSAQLSAADIINTWSEQEIARVLFQYGEEKFSRRIARKIVERREERPVETTGELAELIKEGIPAAARRTGGHPAKRSFQGLRIAVNDELGAFEEGLHAAVRCLAPEGRVSVITFHSLEDRICKQIFSSYLSRCTCPPDLPYCVCGAEGTLKLINRKPIVPGEEELELNSRARSAKLRIAEKL; this is encoded by the coding sequence TTGTTTCACCACATCACGGTACTAAAAGAAGAAGCGACAGAAGGGCTGCACATCAAGAAGGATGGCCTATATGTAGATTGTACGCTCGGGGGAGCCGGGCACAGCGCCCTTATCGCATCCAAGCTTAGCGGCACTGGACGGCTGATCTGTCTGGATCAGGATGACTGGGCGCTGAACAACGCGAAAGAGAGATTGTCCGGATACGGCGACAAGGTGGTAACCGTCAAGACTAACTTCCGCGATCTGGAGCAGGTGCTCAAGGAACTGCCGTTTGTTCCGCAGAAGGACGGAGTTCCCCAGGTAGACGGGATTCTCTTTGATCTGGGGGTATCCTCTCCGCAGTTTGATGAAGGGGAACGCGGCTTCAGCTACAACCATGACGCCCCGCTGGATATGCGGATGGACCAGTCGGCACAGCTGAGTGCGGCAGATATCATCAACACCTGGAGTGAGCAGGAGATTGCCAGGGTGCTTTTCCAGTATGGAGAAGAGAAATTCTCACGGCGGATTGCCCGGAAGATTGTAGAGCGCAGGGAAGAACGCCCGGTAGAGACCACCGGAGAGCTGGCCGAGCTGATCAAGGAAGGCATTCCTGCGGCGGCAAGAAGGACCGGAGGACATCCGGCGAAGCGGAGTTTTCAGGGGCTGCGGATTGCCGTGAATGATGAGCTGGGTGCTTTTGAGGAAGGGCTGCATGCGGCTGTACGCTGTCTGGCTCCTGAGGGCAGGGTATCCGTTATTACCTTTCACTCGCTGGAGGACCGGATCTGCAAGCAGATTTTCAGCAGCTACTTAAGCCGTTGCACTTGTCCGCCTGACCTTCCGTATTGCGTGTGCGGTGCCGAAGGCACCCTGAAGCTGATCAACCGCAAGCCTATTGTGCCGGGGGAAGAAGAGCTGGAGCTTAACTCGCGTGCCCGTTCAGCCAAGCTGCGTATCGCAGAGAAATTGTAG
- a CDS encoding penicillin-binding transpeptidase domain-containing protein, whose product MVKRIKLRTLFIGGCITLFFLVLVARVFWIQVLQGKEWQETAAKQWAHTSTIKAVRGVIEDRNGNVLASDVPAYTVVVNPEVIAEKKIGEEVIQGLHELLNKPADELKKLVEAKDKDGKYLKNREIRNEGWKINQELADKVTAFVEKLKKEHDTLETGVGLVREQKRYYPKDSLAAHILGYTDRDGKAMMGLEKLLDKQLSGTDGKLNYQSDGKGIKLPDSKDTFQPVVNGSNYKLTIDSTIQFYIEEAMKKAYAEYKPKSISVIAADPKTMEILGLANMPTFNPNEYYDLNQDAAGFYNHAIMTRFEPGSTFKIVPLAGAVQEKLFNPNATFQSGSVRIKGYSKPIYDMNRAGYGTITFLEGVKRSSNVAFVKLGYEMLGKEKLLQYITDFGFTEKTGIDLPGEVKGVVNPDPNRAVENATLAYGHGKLLVTPIQQLTAVAAIANGGKLLVPHVVKEVTDPNTGKTMVTQPEVVRQVLSEASARETGSYLEQVVADQQHGTGRHAYIEGYRVAGKTGTAIKPDGKGGYDRDKVRSSFLGYAPANDPKIAVFVIIDEPADAAGGGAAAGPVFKDIVSQALPYMGVPKAGDVTGPADKKTVKAEAATQRKAPELTGKTVKAARQLLINQGFDFEAVGQGANVVSQYPEKGTALTAGQRIYLLSEQGENVTLPDLRGQSLRDALEILNLLKVGISVNGEGYVTEQTQTKNNGKTQVALTLSPLNEYGENIPVALAGDADKDEAAK is encoded by the coding sequence ATGGTTAAGAGAATCAAACTTCGCACGCTGTTTATAGGAGGGTGTATTACCCTCTTTTTTCTTGTTTTAGTCGCCAGAGTATTCTGGATTCAGGTTCTGCAAGGTAAGGAGTGGCAGGAGACCGCGGCTAAGCAGTGGGCCCATACTTCAACCATCAAGGCCGTCCGCGGGGTGATTGAGGACCGTAACGGTAATGTTCTGGCCAGCGATGTGCCTGCCTATACGGTAGTGGTTAACCCTGAGGTCATTGCCGAGAAAAAAATCGGTGAAGAGGTCATTCAGGGCCTGCATGAGCTGCTGAACAAACCGGCGGATGAGCTGAAGAAGCTGGTGGAGGCCAAGGATAAAGACGGGAAATATCTGAAGAACCGCGAGATCCGTAATGAAGGCTGGAAGATTAACCAGGAGCTGGCCGATAAAGTGACGGCTTTTGTAGAGAAGCTTAAGAAAGAACATGATACGCTGGAGACTGGGGTCGGGCTCGTCAGGGAGCAGAAGCGCTATTATCCTAAGGATTCGCTTGCTGCGCATATTCTGGGCTACACCGACAGAGACGGCAAAGCAATGATGGGACTGGAGAAGCTCCTGGACAAACAGCTCTCCGGGACGGACGGCAAGCTGAATTACCAGAGTGACGGCAAGGGCATCAAGCTGCCCGATTCCAAGGATACGTTCCAGCCTGTGGTGAATGGAAGCAACTACAAGCTGACGATTGACAGCACGATTCAGTTCTATATTGAAGAGGCTATGAAAAAGGCGTATGCGGAGTATAAGCCGAAGTCGATCAGTGTGATTGCGGCCGACCCGAAGACGATGGAGATTCTGGGTCTGGCGAATATGCCAACTTTTAACCCGAATGAGTACTATGATCTGAATCAGGATGCGGCCGGTTTCTATAACCACGCTATTATGACGAGATTCGAGCCGGGTTCAACATTCAAGATCGTCCCGCTGGCGGGTGCCGTGCAGGAGAAGCTGTTCAATCCGAATGCCACCTTCCAGTCCGGTTCTGTACGGATTAAGGGATACAGCAAGCCTATCTATGATATGAACAGAGCCGGGTATGGAACCATTACCTTCCTGGAAGGGGTTAAGCGCTCGAGTAACGTTGCATTCGTCAAGCTTGGCTATGAGATGCTGGGCAAGGAGAAGCTGCTGCAGTATATCACGGATTTCGGGTTCACGGAAAAGACGGGCATTGACCTCCCTGGAGAGGTTAAGGGTGTTGTCAACCCTGATCCAAACAGGGCAGTGGAAAATGCAACCCTTGCTTATGGACACGGGAAGCTGCTGGTGACCCCGATCCAGCAGCTCACAGCCGTCGCTGCGATTGCGAACGGCGGCAAGCTGCTGGTGCCGCATGTGGTGAAGGAGGTTACCGATCCGAATACCGGTAAGACCATGGTCACCCAGCCGGAGGTTGTACGTCAGGTGCTCTCCGAGGCAAGCGCACGGGAGACGGGCAGCTACCTGGAGCAGGTAGTGGCCGATCAGCAGCACGGAACCGGCCGGCATGCCTACATTGAGGGCTACCGGGTGGCCGGCAAGACAGGTACGGCGATTAAGCCGGATGGTAAGGGCGGGTATGACCGTGACAAGGTTCGCTCCTCCTTCCTCGGTTACGCACCGGCCAATGACCCGAAGATCGCAGTCTTCGTCATTATTGACGAGCCTGCTGATGCTGCCGGCGGCGGTGCCGCTGCGGGGCCGGTCTTCAAGGATATCGTCTCTCAGGCGCTTCCTTATATGGGCGTGCCCAAAGCGGGAGATGTTACGGGTCCTGCTGACAAGAAGACAGTGAAGGCCGAGGCTGCCACCCAGCGCAAAGCGCCGGAACTGACCGGCAAGACGGTGAAGGCGGCGAGACAGCTGCTCATTAATCAGGGCTTTGATTTTGAAGCCGTAGGTCAAGGGGCAAATGTAGTCAGCCAGTACCCTGAGAAGGGCACCGCCCTGACCGCCGGGCAGCGCATCTATCTGTTAAGTGAGCAGGGAGAGAACGTGACGCTTCCTGATCTGCGAGGGCAATCTCTGCGCGATGCGCTGGAGATTCTGAACCTGCTGAAGGTGGGGATCTCCGTCAATGGAGAAGGTTATGTCACGGAGCAGACGCAGACCAAGAATAACGGAAAAACCCAGGTTGCACTGACGCTTAGCCCGCTTAATGAGTATGGGGAGAATATCCCTGTTGCCTTAGCCGGTGATGCCGATAAGGATGAAGCTGCAAAGTAG
- a CDS encoding stage V sporulation protein D, with protein MKVSKVVSRRRMLWTLLGLAVLFGALAVRLAYVQLTQGEKLSEKAEDLWRRNIPFTAKRGEILDREGVALAYNISSPTVYAIPVQVKEKEQTAKQLAPLLGMTEEKLTQLLTQKKASVKLQPGGRKITMELAASIRNLQLPGIVVAEDNKRYYPFGDLAAHILGFTGIDNQGITGIESIYDKLLQGSAGNISYLSDAGGRLMPGSSEKYTQPQDGLSLQLTIDKQIQSIMERELDQAMVKYQAQGAWSIAMDPRNGEILAMASRPGYEPGSYQEYDAEVYNRNLPIWMTYEPGSTFKIITLAAALEEGKVDLQHEHFFDPGYIEVGGAKLRCWKKGGHGSQTFLEVVENSCNPGFVALGQRLGKDTLFKYIRDFGFGSKTGIDLNGEANGILFKPAQVGPVELATTAFGQGVSVTPIQQIAAVSAAINGGKLYTPHVAKAWINPDTGNVVSETEPEEVRQVISEETSKKVRAALESVVAKGTGRPAFIDGYRVGGKTGTAQKVINGRYSPTEHIVSFIGFAPADDPQIVVYTAVDNPKGIQFGGVVAAPIVQNILEDSLLYLKVPERKDQLPRTYKYGETPIVTVPDLTGATVQDIYEDLNMNFMLVRSGTGNTVINQAPKAGARVQQGSTIRIYMGTPSEP; from the coding sequence GTGAAGGTATCAAAAGTCGTTAGCCGGCGGAGAATGCTGTGGACGCTGCTGGGACTGGCCGTGTTGTTCGGTGCGCTGGCTGTGCGCCTTGCCTATGTACAGTTGACCCAAGGCGAGAAGCTGAGCGAGAAGGCCGAGGATTTATGGCGGCGGAATATCCCCTTCACCGCCAAACGCGGTGAGATTCTGGACAGGGAGGGTGTGGCGCTGGCGTATAACATCAGCTCACCCACGGTTTATGCCATTCCAGTACAGGTGAAGGAGAAGGAACAGACTGCGAAGCAGCTGGCTCCGCTGCTCGGCATGACCGAGGAGAAGCTGACCCAGCTGCTCACCCAAAAGAAAGCCTCAGTGAAACTGCAGCCCGGCGGCCGCAAAATTACGATGGAGCTTGCCGCGAGCATCCGTAATTTGCAGCTGCCGGGCATCGTTGTCGCTGAGGATAACAAACGGTATTATCCCTTCGGGGATCTGGCCGCACATATTCTGGGCTTCACCGGAATCGACAATCAGGGGATTACCGGGATTGAGAGCATCTATGATAAGCTGCTTCAGGGGAGTGCGGGCAATATCTCCTATCTCTCCGATGCGGGAGGCCGGCTGATGCCCGGGTCCTCCGAGAAGTACACGCAGCCGCAGGATGGACTTAGCCTGCAGCTGACCATCGACAAGCAGATTCAATCCATTATGGAACGCGAGCTGGATCAGGCCATGGTGAAATATCAGGCGCAGGGCGCCTGGTCTATTGCCATGGACCCCCGTAACGGCGAGATTCTGGCGATGGCGAGCCGGCCGGGGTATGAGCCAGGGAGCTACCAGGAATACGATGCTGAGGTATATAACCGTAATCTTCCGATCTGGATGACGTATGAGCCAGGTTCCACCTTCAAGATCATCACGCTGGCTGCGGCATTGGAGGAGGGGAAGGTAGATCTGCAGCATGAGCATTTTTTCGATCCGGGTTACATTGAAGTCGGCGGAGCGAAGCTGCGCTGCTGGAAGAAGGGCGGTCACGGAAGTCAGACCTTCCTTGAAGTGGTCGAGAACTCCTGCAACCCGGGGTTCGTTGCCTTGGGGCAGCGTCTGGGTAAGGATACGCTGTTCAAGTACATCCGTGATTTCGGCTTCGGGAGCAAGACGGGCATCGATCTGAACGGTGAAGCGAACGGAATTCTGTTCAAGCCCGCCCAGGTGGGCCCGGTGGAGCTGGCAACCACGGCATTCGGCCAAGGGGTATCCGTCACGCCGATTCAGCAGATTGCTGCGGTATCGGCAGCGATCAACGGCGGCAAGCTGTATACTCCGCATGTGGCCAAAGCCTGGATTAACCCGGATACCGGGAACGTTGTCTCCGAGACTGAGCCGGAGGAAGTGCGGCAGGTGATCTCGGAGGAGACCTCGAAGAAAGTGCGGGCTGCCCTTGAGAGCGTAGTTGCCAAAGGCACAGGCCGGCCGGCATTTATTGACGGCTACCGTGTGGGCGGCAAGACAGGGACAGCACAGAAGGTAATCAACGGCCGGTATTCTCCTACAGAGCATATCGTATCCTTTATCGGCTTTGCGCCGGCGGATGATCCGCAGATCGTAGTCTATACGGCAGTCGATAACCCGAAGGGAATTCAGTTCGGGGGTGTAGTTGCCGCTCCGATTGTCCAGAATATTCTTGAGGATTCTCTTCTGTATTTGAAGGTTCCGGAGCGTAAGGATCAGCTGCCGAGAACCTATAAATACGGAGAGACTCCGATAGTGACGGTCCCTGATCTTACGGGGGCAACAGTTCAGGATATCTATGAGGACTTGAACATGAATTTCATGCTGGTCCGTTCCGGCACCGGCAATACTGTGATCAATCAGGCCCCGAAGGCCGGGGCAAGAGTGCAGCAGGGCTCCACCATCCGGATTTATATGGGAACGCCAAGCGAACCCTAA